The region ATTTCGGGCACGTCGGTGAGCCGTGATTTCGTCGAGTTGCCGTCTCAGCTCTATGAGCATTGGCTGACGGTGCCCGACGTGCTGCAGCGCTTCGCCGTCCATCACGAGACCGGCGAGGCCATGCCGGCGGCGTTGCTGGACAAACTGCGTGCGGCCGAGAAGTTCAACAAGGGCTTCGCAAATGTGGAGTTCACGTCATCGGCGCTGGTGGACATGGCGTTCCACGCGCTCGATGCGCGAGCGGCGGCGAAGGTCGACCCGGTGGCCTTCCAGGCCGAAATACTGGCCGGTCTCGACATGCCGGATGCGATTGTCATGCGCCATGCGACGCCGCATTTCGCCCATGTTTTTTCGGGCGATGGATACTCCGCGGGCTACTATTCCTACATGTGGTCGGGGGTGCTCGACGCCGACGCGTTCGGGGCCTTCACCGAGGCGGGCGATCCATTTGACGGCGAGACGGCCCGCAAACTCCACGACCACATCTATTCATCCGGCGGCGCCATGGATCCCGAGGATGCCTATGTGGCCTTCCGCGGAAAGCTACCGACAGCCGATGCGCTGCTCGAGAAAGAGGGCCTGGCCTAGGGGTGCATCGCGATTGTTTGGGCGTCGCTGACGGGACGTGAACGGAGGAAGCGAATTGGCAGATAGCTACACGATTTGTTTGCTGCCCGGAGACGGTATCGGGCCGGAGGTGATCGACTGCGCGCGCCGCGTACTCGATGCCCTCACGGCGGCGGGCGGGCCTGCATTCGCCTATGATGTGCAACCGGCCGGCCACGGTACGTTTCTCGAAGGCGGTCATTCCATGCCGGCCGCCACGATGACCGCTGCGAAAAAGGCCGACGCGGTATTCCTTGGCGCCATGGACGTTGCCGAAATTTCGCCGGACGGAGGCGACCCGTTGGGGGAGCTGCGCATTGCGCTGGAAGTCGGGGCCAGTGTCCGCCCGTCCCGGACGCTCGCCGGGATCGCGTCTCCGGCCGCAGATATCGATTGTGTCGTCGTGCGCGAAGTGACCGAGGGGCTTTATACCCGCATCGAATATCCGGTCGGCGACGACGCGGCCTGCGCGGTTCGTGTCATCACCCGCGGTGCGTCTCTCAAGACCGCGCGTATGGCGTTTGAGCAGGCGGCGGCGCGACAACGTACGCGCGCCGCCGCAGGCATCGACAAGCCGGCGCGGGTCACCGCGGTACACAAGATCGGCGTGCTCAAGCTCACGGACGGGCTGTTTCTCGACGCCTGCGCCACCGTGGCGCGGGATTATCCGGATATCGAATATGAGACCCGGAATATCGATGCCTGTGCCATGGATATGGTCCGCGAACCGGG is a window of Alphaproteobacteria bacterium DNA encoding:
- a CDS encoding isocitrate/isopropylmalate family dehydrogenase gives rise to the protein MADSYTICLLPGDGIGPEVIDCARRVLDALTAAGGPAFAYDVQPAGHGTFLEGGHSMPAATMTAAKKADAVFLGAMDVAEISPDGGDPLGELRIALEVGASVRPSRTLAGIASPAADIDCVVVREVTEGLYTRIEYPVGDDAACAVRVITRGASLKTARMAFEQAAARQRTRAAAGIDKPARVTAVHKIGVLKLTDGLFLDACATVARDYPDIEYETRNIDACAMDMVREPGHFDVILATNAFGDILSDVAAGLAAGLGLAASACIGDRWAYFEPVHGTAPDIAGRGIANPCATILSAAMMLRYLGEDAYAGAVEQAVYTVIAAGVVRTGDLGGTANSSEMTDAIIEALAI